Genomic DNA from Panthera leo isolate Ple1 chromosome A1, P.leo_Ple1_pat1.1, whole genome shotgun sequence:
aggttcgggtcatgatctcatggtttgtgggtttgagccttgcatcaggctttgcactggccgtggagtctgcttggcattctgtctctccccttctctgacccttccccgcttactctctccctccctctctccctgtctctctcaaaatatataaataaacttcaaaaaacatttaggggcgcctaggtgattcagttggttaagagtccaactcagctcaggtcatgatctcatggtttgcaaattcaagcctcacatctggttctctgctgtcagcgcagaggccacttcagatcctctgtctccctctctccgccccgccccctgcccccccccccccgccccgctggcttgcatgtgtacacacactctctctcaaaaataaacattaaaaaaattttttttaataaaaaataatttttaaactgtaagGTATTTATCAAAACATCAAAAGTTACCTCTCTCTGGCTGGTGGAGTAATGAGTGAATTTCATCTTTGCTGAATATATATCACCTTTATAGTAGACATATATTACcttaataatcagaaaaaaaaaaaatgcaggaacttaaaaaaaaaaaactgcccagACAGTACTTGTCATATAAATCCCCTGGAGATTTTGTCAATGGAACTTGTGATCTAGTGCGTCTAGGGGGCGGgcttgagattctgcatttctaacaagctcccaggcgATGCCCAGGCTGCTATTTCATGGACCACACTTTGCGTGGCAAGGGACCAACAAAGCATGTTCTCGAAGAGGATAGAGACAGCTTTATCTGAGCTGGATCAGGTTCAAGCTAAGACCACTCTCCACGCTCTGTGCTTTTTGTTCTTCAGTGCAAAGTGGGAGGACACACTGAGCCTGATTCAGACTGAGTTACAATCCCTCTCCCAGGTTCCCCAAAAGAACTGTTTTCCCCCACTGGACATTCCCTCTTCTAAAGCCCGAATGTCCCCATGAAGAGTCATACAACCAGACACACATCAGGGCTACTGCATCCCACCAAGGTTCTCTCATGCTGCACATCCCAGACCAAAGGCCTCTACAGAAGCTGTGTCCACAGCTCAGCTCAGGGGCACCCTCTCCCAGAAGTTTCCTCTGATCTCACACCTAGCCCCAACCCTGGCACACCCCTCTAGCTGTATGGGCTAATGTCTGATCTCCTCACATGGACCCCAAGCTTTGCACATACTGCCATCTCCTGTGGGGAGGGCCAAGTGGAGAATGCTACCCAAAGCACCAGGCCACAGGATGggcactcatttattcaacaagtatgtaGGATCTCTGGGAAACCTGGACTTTAAAACCTTATAGCAACGAGACAGAGCAGAATCTGACTACAAGCTCATGCAGACACCTACAGAACAGCACGTGTGGTGGAGAGAAACAGACGTGGGCTATAGACAGATGGCTCTACattcaaatccctgctctgtcACCTACTTAGCTGAGTGACTTTACTCAGGTACCTTTTCAGCAACACCAtctgagggaaaagagaaggttGCTGCACTTGCAGGTAAGTGGGAGAGGATGTTTACTGTGACCAGCAGCCTTCAGTCACATGGAAGGAATTCTTGAGTACCTGATCCATAGTTGAGCAAACTCACTTTCTCAACTTGTCCTCCTGGAAAGAAGCAATCACAAGGAAAACTCTCTCCCCCATGGTCAAAATGGAGCTAGTGCATGGCTAActgtggcatttttctttctagaacacAAGTGACAAGGAAATCTTCTGCAGAGCCACAACCGTGCTCCGGCAGATCTATACACACCACAACTGCTCCACCAAATTCCTCAAAGGACTCGACAGGAACCTCAGCAGCATGGCAAACAGGGTGAGCTGCTTGATGCCCAACAGCTTGGCTCCTGATGGACAGGAACCTCACGTCTAAATGTTCCTCCTTCAGAGTTGTAGTAACCTTGGTTAAtcaacccattcattcattcagcaagtatttgttgaggcTCTGTGAGTGCAAGGGGCTGCTCTAGGCACTGGGGAAAAAGTGCCTGCTCTCACAGAATGTTCTAGTGAGTGAGTCAGGAAAGCAAACTAACATGTAATACTATGTCCAGTAGTGATATGTGCTATGAAAAAAACTGTAAGAATAAAGAATAGAAGGGTCATGAGAAAGAGGGCTGATTTAACAATTGATGACATCatctgaacaaatatttaaattatgtgaGGATAGCAGGCCACATGACTAACTGGGGAAAGAACATTGCAGGCAGAGGAAATActtgtgcaaaggtcctgaggtagaaaTGAGGTTCACATGTTCAAAGATTAGTAGGAAAGCCAGTGTGATTGGATCAGATTGAGCAAGGGGGATTTTAATAGATAACACATGGTCTTTGCATTCTACCCCAAGCATGGGAGGATATATCCACAGGGTTTTGGGCAGAGACTCCAGTCTAATTTATGTGATTTAAAATGATCACTCCGGTTGTTGTGTGGTGAATAAACTGAATGAGACTAAGCACAGAAGCACGCTGGCCCACCAGGTGGTCATCCCACTAATCCAGGTTGGAGGGAACAGCAGTTTTGCAGGTGAGAGCGATACAAGCTGTGAGCTTTGGAATATAGCTACAAACAGAGCCAGGAGAACCATCATCACGGGTGAGGGAATGAGTAGAAGGTGGCCTCTTGGTTCTTGGCCTGAGCCCTTTGGGAGATGGTTGGTGTTGTTTACAGATTTTGAGGACTGGGTGCGGCAGGGATGGGGGCTGAGTGCAGGATCGGGAGTTCAATTTATAAATACTAAGTGTGAGGTGCCTCCTGGATAGCCAAGTGGAGATGTTGAGATTGTTGGACTGAGCCCAGAAGCACTCTCACATACAGAGGTCAGGAAGAAGAGGTCGGCAGAAGAGCTGAGAAGTGGCCAGTGAAGCAAGAGTGAAATCAAAGATTGTGTGGTGTCCCAGACAGCAAGTGAACAGACTCTTTTAATAAGGAAGGAGGCATCAAATGTGTCGAATGTACCAGAAGGTCAAGTCAGATGAAGAGGAGAACGGCCAGTGGATCTGGCCTGACAGAGGACAGGGGGGATGCCGATATCTATGGAGATTCAGCACTGAAAGCGTGATTAGAGCGGGTTCCACAGAgagtggtggtggggaggagtggaaaggaaggggaagtgAGGACACAAAACTCTTCTGAGGTGTTTTTCTATTAGGCTGCCTAGAAGTGGAACAAGAGCTGAAGGACAGGTGTGGATTCAGGGAAATTCTTTTGAGGTGGGGCATATATGCAGCAGGTTAACACTCCAGAAGGCATGATCCAGGGGAGCGGGGAGAATCGACGGTGTGCAAAAGAGGAAGAGCCAAGAGTAGATGTTATCTAGGGCCAAGGGCAGGAATTGGGGACATTCACCCCCTTACTGCACCTGCCCCCCTCATTTGTAAGGTAAGGTAAGGAATAGGGTGCTGCCACTACGCTCATTCCCTCTTTTAATCCTCTTAATTATCTCATGGAATAGGCACAATTGTCCCCCTTTTATAAGGGAAAACACCGACGCTTTTATAAATGAAGTAGTGTGTCCTAAGCAACATAATTAATAAAGTGGCAGAGCAGAGCTGAGCCCCAAACTGAAGCAGTGGCCTGGGATCCTTTCCACCCGTGGTGCTGCCAAGCTGGAGGGATGCTGTTCATGGGCAGGAGAGAGAACGGAACGACTCTCTGTCTCAGCAGGCCAGCTGGCGATGCGGAAGGCCCAGGATGGCTGCAGGCAGGTCTGAGGCTCCACCTCATGTTAAGCCCCAAAGCAGCATGGAGTTGTGAcactctcccccccacctcccgcagGGTCTGTGGCACCCCTCAGAGGCTGACAGTGAAGGTAACCATTTCTAGGAGTTTATTAGCATGCACAGAAGAGGCCTGGTGGCAGAGAGGGACTTCCAATGAAACTAGACTGGAGGAGTGAGGAGGTCCTGGTCAGAAATAATTGCTTGGGTAGCAAGGGCCACAGCAGGCTTGACTCAGTAGACAGGCAGGAAAGACAGACTCAATTACTTAGCTAATGAAATGACAAGctaatgaaatgtttcttttgcaGACCTGTTCTGTGAATGAAGTCAAGAAGAGTACACTGAAAGACTTCTTGGAAAGGCTAAAAGCGATCATGCAAAAGAAATACTCAAAGCAATGAagctgaatattttaatttatgagttttttaattactttattttaaaaatatttatatatttataattcattataaaataaagtatatgtagAACCCGACAGTACGGTGTCCCTTCAATGGCATCAGTTGTATCTACTTGACAACTTTTGGGGAAACCATTGTAATTTACCAAGAGTCTAAAATTGGTGTGGGTGTAAAAGTGGAGACACTGTTTTCCTCTCCAGATGGGGACTCAATGCACAAAAGGATTAAAGAATAGAAGGCCACACAAGATGTAAATGAGAAATAAGGGAGCTTGTAGAGTGTGGGTCCCTGAGTCTTACTAACTAGCAACTAATTGTGAATTGAAAGGTGTTAACTAGACACTTAGAACGTTCGTCTCCCAGTGGCACAAGGCTGTCGCCCTGAGTCTATGGGCAGGGCCAGGGATGAAGTCCAGCACAACATGTGGATCTGCAGTGAACGATATCTAAAGCCCTGATAATGTCAATTCCCTTGACGATGTAAGACTTTCAAATCTTAGGACCAATAGACAAAGCACAGACAACTTAATTGTAATTATACAACCGGCTGTGAATGCTATCAACCTGACAATGTAAGAGGTACAGCTGAAAATGGTTGAGGGgtaaaagcagaaggaaagacagGTGAGGCTCCCCCAGCTTACCGGTGGAAGGCATCAGTTGAACAGCACTGAGGAGGATGGAACAAAAACAAGAGATTTAAGTATTCAAAATTGCAAAGGTAACATaagatctaaaaataatttaccataaaaaaatggggggggggcacctgggtggctccgtcagttaagcgtccagctttggctcaggtcataatctcacagtttgtgggttcaagccccacttcgggctctgtgctgacagctcagagcctggagcctactttggattctgtgtctccctctctgcccctcccctgctcgctctctctctctctcaaaaaaataaacattttaaaaaatttataaaaaatttataaaaaatttggaAGGGGCAGTATAAATGGGGTAAACCCTTACTTTTCAAGAGGGAAATCAACACACAATATCTAatgttggaaaattaaaaaagagttggCAAGAGGGGTCATAAGCTGAAGACCGGTGTGGCTGGAGGTGGGAACAGGAGAGGTAACTGTACTACTCTGCCCTCATGCATGTTTGTAAGTTTTTGTAATAAAAAGTGGACAAAAGCCCATAGTGAGTGAACTGACAAATCTTTGGAATTATGCTAGTAGCCaccataaaaactaaaaactgaaaaaggaaggtggtttgctggcaatggGACTTGGAGTAAGGATCAGGGAAAGCAAGACACAAGACTGCTGGCTTTCCATGTTAAGGCCGTGGCCATGTGCAtacataaatgataaaatttttttttattttttaatttttttgatcttCCCaaacttacttacttattttgagagagcgagagcgagagcatgcacactgaagaggcagagacagaggagaggcagagacagaggagaggcagagaatcccaagcaggctctgcacagtcagcagggagcccattgtgaggcttgaacccacaaaccatgatatcaggaactgagccaaagtaggatgcttaacccactgagccacccagacaccccagtaagtgtttttgaaaattaaagaactaaaaatgacaaagacaaaTGCTGGTGAAGACGTGGAAGAGTCAGAACTCTCATATATTGCCAGTGTGAGTGGGACaaggtgcagccactttggaaaatagtgtgacagtttctcaaaaggttacatGCAGTTCCTATATGCCCCAGCAATTTTAATCCTAGCTATCTGTCTACCCGAGAGAAGTGAaagcttatgtccacacaaaaacctctACACCCAAGTCCATAACAACATTCTTCACAAtagcaagaaaacagaaataacccaaataacaCCCGAGGAGAGAATAAAGTGTGGTATACCTATGCAACAAAATATTACTTGGCACTACAAAGAAATgaggtactgatacatgctacaatatgcaAAAAGCTTGCAAACACTAGGCTGAGTcaaaggagccagacacaaaaggctacataggttatgattccatttatataaaacgtccagaagaggcaaatcactagtggggtacctgggtagcttagtcgggtaagaggcaaatctatagaggCAAAAAGCAGAAGACTGATTTCCAGGGGCTTAGGGGGATGGAAGAAGAGGGAGTGAGTGCTAATGGACACAGGCTTCTTAggagagatgaaaatgttctcgGACAGTGATGACGACACTTGCATAACTATGAATACTAAAATActaaatactggggcacctgggtgactcagtcagttgggcgtccaacttcggctcaggtcatgatcttgcggtccgtgagttcgagccccgcgtcgggctctgtgctgacagctcagagcctggagcctgcttcagattctgtgtctccctctctctctctctgaccttcccccattcatgctctgtctctctctgtctcaaaaatgaatacatgttaaaaaaaaatttttttttaataataaaaaaataaaatactaaatactaaaattctaaaaaccactgaagtgtatactttaaaaagatgaacttTATAGTATATGAGTATACTTCTAGCATATGAGTATACATCTTAACACAACAGTTACTTTTTAAAACGTTAAAAGGGAAAGggcgcttgggcggctcagtcggttgagcatctgactcagttttgtctgaggtcacgatctcacggtttgcgagttcaagccctacatcaggctctgcgctgacagtgcagaacctgcctcagattttctctccccctccatgctcaggctctctctttctctctctaaatagataaataaacaccagagttaaaaaaaaaaaaattaaaagggaagacAAACAAAAGCAGTGGCAAGTTGTTGAAAGTTGCCTTTTGAAGACATGCAAGAAACTGCATCTAGTAGCAGTGAATGAGCACTCTCCTTTCATCCTCGCTTACACGTATGTGACAAAAATTAATACTAGTACTAAAATTATACCCAAACATGTAACATCTTTTTAACCCTTTCAAAATAAGGGAACAAATCAAAAGCTTGAAGTCTCACCCTGACCACAGCCAGTTTCACCCTGCCCACATAAAATACCAGCATGTCAAGGGCAACAAGTAACTAAGAGAGTCATGGAGCCTTCTAAGGCCACACTGAAAACtttagtttcctttcttctttgattgAGACTCATTTGCATTCAATGGCTAATGTGAGCTGTAGTCTGCCACAGGATATGAGTTGTGGGTTGTATTTGTGTATGAGGCCAGGATGGTAAAAGGAAAGGTTGTTGGGAACAAAGACTGAGACGGGGCCATAGGAAGGACAGGCAGACTCCGGGCACGTCTGTCAGAAGCCGAGTTTCAATGGTTAAGAGGCAactaacatttttatttgcttccagaCGGGTGGTTCCGGGCTCTGGACAGAAACGCCCAACAATCACCCCTTGAATTTACCAGGAGGGCAAGagaacatgaacagaggaggaCACACATAAGAAGAAGGAGTGAATAAATGAGGATGAAGTGAAAGGTGAGATGGCTGTCATTTGAACACATTCATTTAGAAACTTTGCCACAGCCCAGGCTTGAGGGGACGTGCCTGCCTGCGTGGACTGTGCAACACTGACGACAAAGTCTGAACCTCTCCTTGCCAGCAACCACCTCCACCTGTTGCCCACGTATATATTATATCTCTAACTGACATTAGTAGGTAAGAAATAcctattgaataaatgaaagaaagaaaagatgtttcaCTCCAATCTATGGTGGAAGGACTTTTATTGACACATCCTTGGACCAGCCACGGTTAGAAATGCATCAGGGGCTTCCTTGTTCCTTACTGGCTTATCCATGCCAGTGAGCCTGCCCtatccttctcccctctcctccacaggTCATCTTGGTGGGGAGGGGCTCTCAGGGTGCCCAAATCATCTGAGAACAAGGAATTTCAGTGCATAGCGGGCTGCATGGCTTTCTCATGGGGTAGGGCTCAATCAGTACGCAAGGTTAGCCTCTCCGTTCCCACCAGCTTCCACTGAGAGCAAGGACTTTGTCTGGTCCCAGAGCTGATTTCTTGGTTCAATTTATAAGCTCAAGTGGAGAACCAAAATCTAGTTAGCTGTCAGGCCCAGCGTTTCCCGAACTGGGTTTGCCCTGAGCCCCTGGACATCTTCTCCTCAGCTCTCCACAGTTCGGCTCTTGGGATCCATCCTTCCTGTCAACTTCCTCTTAGGTGCACCTTCAGGCTCTCCACCGTCTCCTATTAGCCAGTGTTAAGCCAAACACaatcattcatttacttttgtgtgtgctGGCTGCAGGCCTGGGT
This window encodes:
- the IL4 gene encoding interleukin-4 is translated as MDLTSQLIPALVCLLAFTSTFVHGQNFNNTLKEIIKTLNILTARNDSCMELTVMDVLAAPKNTSDKEIFCRATTVLRQIYTHHNCSTKFLKGLDRNLSSMANRTCSVNEVKKSTLKDFLERLKAIMQKKYSKQ